A window of Synechococcus sp. UW179A contains these coding sequences:
- a CDS encoding asparaginase produces MTALPKLLLLATGGTIAGRASDVTSLNHYSAGVITAEELLQSLPQLKRLAAIEVEQIANVDSADLTFAHWQRLVTRLRDVLAADSDLAGVVITHGTNTLEETAWLLQLLIDDPRPVVLVGAMRPATALSADGPLNLFQAMQVAKAPESRGHGVLVVMDGWIHAAREVTKVATQGVGAFESSGIGPLGWVDDAGVHLPQSQSARPAPFSGLQLAEAWPQVAILHGCVEPPSALIPALLSAGVRGLVFTGTGAGQLSALERCALEDWPGPLPLMLRANRCGSGPVHRDEKFARLGLLPAGRLSPPKARVLLLLALMAGLDRAQLSNLI; encoded by the coding sequence GTGACCGCTCTACCGAAGCTGCTGCTGCTCGCCACCGGGGGCACCATCGCCGGACGAGCGAGTGACGTGACTTCCTTGAATCACTACTCAGCAGGTGTCATCACTGCTGAGGAGTTATTGCAATCGCTGCCCCAGCTGAAGCGGCTTGCTGCAATTGAGGTGGAGCAGATTGCCAATGTTGATAGTGCGGATCTGACCTTCGCCCATTGGCAACGGCTGGTGACCCGGTTACGTGATGTCCTTGCTGCTGATTCCGATCTTGCTGGAGTGGTGATCACCCATGGCACCAACACGCTGGAGGAAACGGCCTGGCTGCTGCAGTTGCTGATCGATGACCCGCGGCCGGTGGTGCTGGTGGGGGCGATGCGGCCGGCAACGGCACTGAGTGCTGATGGCCCTCTCAATTTGTTTCAGGCCATGCAGGTGGCCAAAGCGCCGGAGTCCCGAGGGCACGGGGTGCTTGTGGTGATGGATGGCTGGATCCATGCAGCTCGCGAGGTCACCAAGGTCGCAACTCAGGGGGTTGGTGCCTTTGAAAGCTCTGGTATCGGCCCCTTGGGTTGGGTGGACGATGCGGGAGTGCACCTGCCTCAATCGCAGTCAGCCCGCCCTGCTCCATTCTCAGGCCTTCAGCTTGCCGAGGCCTGGCCCCAGGTGGCGATTCTGCATGGTTGTGTTGAGCCTCCGTCGGCCCTGATTCCTGCCCTGCTTTCGGCGGGTGTCCGGGGTCTTGTGTTCACGGGCACCGGGGCTGGCCAGCTGTCGGCGCTCGAACGCTGTGCTCTTGAAGACTGGCCAGGTCCACTGCCGCTCATGCTCAGGGCGAATCGCTGTGGTTCCGGGCCGGTGCATCGTGATGAGAAATTTGCCCGTCTTGGCCTTTTGCCCGCCGGGCGGCTCAGTCCCCCGAAAGCGCGAGTGCTGTTGCTGCTGGCTCTGATGGCTGGTTTGGACAGAGCCCAACTCTCCAACTTGATCTGA
- a CDS encoding protein adenylyltransferase SelO family protein, giving the protein MPVSSSASSSTDTFAEFAEHVDYSLLSQLKPDPEARVNGHDHQARQVKSGHYVPVTPTPLPAPEYVAHSEALFDELGLNHGLAVDDSFRRLFSGDISVNRGAMLPYGWATGYALSIYGTEYDQQCPFGNGNGYGDGRAVSVFEGLFEGRRWEMQLKGGGPTPYCRGADGRAVLRSSVREFLAQEFMHALGVPTSRSLTLYVSHAESVRRPWYSDQSRSMDPDVLVENPAAITTRVAPSFLRVGQLELFARRFRRNSHPKAFNELQMIVQHLIERNYQAEIETSLPFSEQVVKLAKLFRGRLTALVADWIRVGYCQGNFNSDNCAAGGFTLDYGPFGFCELFDPRFQPWTGGGMHFAFFNQPVAASKNYQMFVSALKPLLHDHPEVMTRLESLEEGFKAAMQEALDSMWQRKLGLSDHCPELVEDLLQLCVDSAADYTMVFRELSAIPEHVAPLKRSFYRPSDQQIDQRWMNWLQQWRGQLERNSDLSETSRSMQLANPAITWREWLIAPAYEQAAHGDYSLVHELQRVFAKPYESLPVELAARYDQLKPEEFFNAGGISHYSCSS; this is encoded by the coding sequence ATGCCAGTCAGCTCGAGCGCATCCTCCTCAACCGACACCTTCGCCGAGTTTGCTGAACACGTCGATTACTCCTTGCTAAGCCAACTCAAACCGGACCCCGAAGCCAGGGTCAACGGGCACGATCACCAGGCACGTCAGGTGAAATCTGGGCACTATGTGCCGGTCACACCAACGCCTCTGCCAGCTCCGGAATACGTGGCACACAGCGAAGCGTTGTTCGATGAGCTGGGACTCAACCACGGGTTGGCCGTGGATGACAGCTTCCGACGGTTGTTCTCCGGCGATATCAGCGTGAACCGCGGAGCGATGCTTCCTTATGGGTGGGCCACAGGCTATGCCTTGTCGATCTATGGCACCGAATACGATCAGCAATGTCCATTCGGCAATGGCAACGGCTACGGCGATGGTCGTGCCGTCTCCGTGTTTGAAGGTCTTTTCGAAGGGCGCCGCTGGGAGATGCAACTGAAGGGCGGCGGACCGACGCCCTATTGCAGAGGTGCTGATGGGCGAGCAGTGCTGCGCTCCAGTGTGCGCGAATTTCTGGCCCAGGAGTTTATGCATGCACTCGGAGTTCCCACATCACGCTCCCTGACGCTGTACGTCTCCCATGCCGAGAGTGTGCGTCGCCCCTGGTATTCGGATCAATCTCGATCCATGGATCCCGATGTGCTGGTCGAGAACCCTGCAGCGATAACCACCCGTGTTGCACCCTCTTTTCTGCGGGTGGGGCAGCTGGAGCTGTTCGCCAGACGCTTCCGCAGAAACAGCCATCCCAAGGCATTCAATGAGCTTCAGATGATCGTGCAGCACCTGATCGAGCGGAACTACCAGGCGGAGATTGAGACCTCACTGCCCTTCAGCGAACAGGTTGTAAAGCTGGCCAAGTTGTTCCGCGGGCGCCTGACGGCACTGGTCGCCGACTGGATCCGTGTGGGCTATTGCCAGGGCAACTTCAACAGTGACAACTGCGCGGCAGGAGGCTTCACCCTTGATTACGGACCCTTCGGATTCTGCGAACTGTTCGACCCACGCTTTCAGCCCTGGACCGGCGGCGGAATGCATTTCGCCTTCTTCAATCAGCCGGTGGCTGCAAGCAAGAACTATCAGATGTTCGTGTCAGCCCTGAAGCCGTTGCTGCATGATCACCCGGAGGTCATGACTCGCCTCGAGAGTCTTGAGGAGGGTTTCAAAGCCGCGATGCAGGAGGCTCTCGACAGCATGTGGCAACGCAAGCTTGGCCTCAGCGACCACTGCCCAGAGCTGGTGGAAGATCTACTGCAGTTATGCGTCGACTCAGCAGCGGACTACACGATGGTGTTCCGAGAACTCTCAGCCATCCCTGAACATGTGGCACCCCTGAAGCGGAGCTTTTATCGACCCAGCGATCAGCAGATTGATCAACGCTGGATGAATTGGTTGCAACAGTGGCGAGGTCAACTGGAACGCAACAGCGACCTGAGCGAGACATCCAGATCCATGCAGCTCGCCAATCCCGCCATCACATGGCGTGAATGGCTGATTGCACCGGCCTATGAACAAGCAGCCCATGGTGATTACAGCCTGGTGCATGAGCTGCAGAGGGTCTTTGCCAAGCCCTATGAATCCTTGCCCGTGGAATTAGCGGCCCGCTACGACCAACTGAAACCTGAGGAATTCTTCAACGCCGGAGGCATCTCGCACTACAGCTGTTCCTCATGA
- a CDS encoding histidinol-phosphate transaminase, translating to MTAATPSPLARPEVERLRGYSAPLEGRRGLLRLDFNENTVGPSPAVAEVLRDFPVDQIAVYPEYDGLREAVISNLQTSPAGLAHPLLPQQVGLFNGVDAAIHAVIHAYGGPGDTLLTTSPTFGYYAPCAAMQGMVLQAVPHALPGFRFPLQQIRDALERRPRILMLCNPNNPTGTRLSAEHVLQLASSAPNTLVVVDELYEAFTGDSVLPTVDFGRHGNLLVLRSLAKTSGLAGLRIGFAFGHADVVDRVCRMTGPYDVNSLAVTAAFAALSDQSYTDNYVAEVIRARRYLVNELTQSGAVFHCDGGNYLLIWPSSSAQQVEQQLRDEGILVRSMAGKPQLEGSLRVSIGTLTQMQKFWASYRQLDS from the coding sequence ATGACCGCAGCGACTCCTTCGCCCTTAGCACGCCCTGAGGTTGAGCGCCTCAGGGGTTACAGCGCACCACTGGAGGGACGCCGTGGTTTGCTCCGGCTTGATTTCAACGAGAACACCGTTGGTCCCAGTCCGGCAGTTGCTGAGGTGCTGAGGGATTTTCCGGTTGATCAGATTGCTGTTTATCCCGAATACGACGGACTGCGCGAGGCGGTGATTAGCAATTTGCAGACCTCACCTGCGGGGCTAGCGCATCCTTTGTTGCCGCAGCAGGTGGGTCTGTTCAACGGTGTGGATGCTGCGATTCACGCGGTGATTCACGCCTATGGCGGTCCAGGAGACACCCTGCTTACGACAAGTCCCACCTTCGGCTATTACGCCCCCTGTGCGGCGATGCAGGGAATGGTCCTTCAAGCGGTGCCCCATGCTCTGCCTGGTTTTCGCTTTCCGCTGCAGCAGATTCGCGACGCTCTTGAGCGCCGGCCACGCATTCTGATGCTCTGCAATCCCAACAATCCCACCGGGACTCGGCTCTCTGCAGAGCATGTGCTGCAGCTGGCATCGTCCGCGCCCAACACGCTGGTGGTGGTGGATGAGCTCTACGAAGCCTTCACGGGCGACAGCGTGCTGCCAACGGTGGATTTTGGGCGGCATGGAAATCTGCTGGTGCTGCGTTCCCTCGCCAAGACTTCCGGACTTGCAGGTTTGCGGATCGGTTTTGCATTCGGCCATGCCGATGTGGTTGATCGGGTCTGCCGGATGACCGGTCCTTACGACGTCAACAGCCTTGCTGTGACTGCTGCATTCGCCGCATTGTCAGACCAGTCGTACACCGACAACTATGTGGCCGAAGTGATACGCGCACGTCGCTATTTGGTTAACGAGCTGACGCAATCCGGTGCCGTTTTTCACTGCGACGGCGGTAATTATCTGCTGATATGGCCATCGTCTTCGGCTCAGCAGGTAGAGCAGCAATTGAGGGATGAGGGCATCTTGGTGCGCTCGATGGCCGGCAAGCCGCAGCTCGAAGGATCTCTGCGCGTCAGCATTGGAACCCTGACTCAGATGCAGAAGTTCTGGGCAAGTTACCGACAGCTTGACTCTTGA
- a CDS encoding MBL fold metallo-hydrolase: MTVFLKRQGPGRAIATLAASTLLAGINSTTAQAAGVSITSYGHSALLIRGGGQSVLVNPFRAVGCATGLSEPRVSANVTLASSELPDEGARIGGGTYLSKPGSYRVGGMDLEGFSAPHDRMGGRRFGNATIWRWQQGGLNFAHLGGTAAPISGEDRVLLGRPDVLIIGVGGGGKVYNGEEAAEVVRQLNPRRVIPVQYVNGEAPSGCDQGGIQPFLDAMSGTQVRQVGPTLSLPGSLNDSTVIEVMR, from the coding sequence ATGACAGTCTTCCTGAAACGCCAGGGTCCTGGGCGGGCCATCGCCACCCTGGCCGCATCAACCCTCCTGGCCGGAATCAACAGCACCACCGCGCAGGCTGCAGGCGTCTCGATCACCAGCTACGGGCACAGTGCTCTGCTGATTCGTGGCGGCGGCCAGTCGGTGCTTGTAAACCCCTTCCGGGCCGTGGGCTGCGCCACTGGACTCAGTGAACCGCGCGTCAGTGCCAACGTGACCCTGGCCAGCTCCGAGCTACCGGATGAGGGAGCACGAATCGGTGGCGGGACCTACCTGTCCAAGCCGGGCTCCTATCGCGTTGGCGGTATGGACCTAGAGGGATTTTCCGCTCCGCATGACCGCATGGGTGGACGCCGTTTCGGCAACGCCACAATCTGGCGCTGGCAGCAGGGAGGCCTGAACTTTGCCCATTTGGGAGGAACAGCAGCCCCTATCAGCGGTGAGGACAGGGTGCTGCTGGGTCGCCCTGATGTGCTGATCATCGGCGTCGGCGGCGGCGGCAAGGTTTACAACGGTGAGGAAGCTGCTGAGGTGGTCAGACAGCTGAATCCACGCCGGGTGATTCCCGTGCAATACGTGAATGGAGAAGCTCCGAGCGGATGTGACCAAGGCGGAATACAGCCCTTCTTAGACGCGATGAGCGGTACACAAGTTCGCCAGGTTGGCCCCACCCTCTCGCTGCCAGGAAGCCTGAACGACAGCACAGTGATCGAGGTGATGCGCTAA
- a CDS encoding aminodeoxychorismate/anthranilate synthase component II yields MLLVIDNYDSFTFNLVQYFGELAAQHPLAEDLRVERNDALSVAQIRDLSPDAILLSPGPGDPDQAGVCLSVLKELSPSIPTLGVCLGHQALAQAYGGKVVRAAQLMHGKTSPVLHRGEGVFAGLPQPLTATRYHSLIADRSSLPDCLEVTAWLEDGTVMGLRHREHPHLQGVQFHPESVLTEAGHNLLANFLRLAEGRIQHC; encoded by the coding sequence ATGCTCCTGGTCATCGACAACTACGACAGCTTCACCTTCAACCTGGTGCAGTATTTCGGAGAGTTAGCGGCTCAGCATCCTCTGGCAGAAGACCTGCGCGTGGAACGCAACGATGCGCTCAGTGTTGCCCAGATCCGTGACCTCAGTCCCGATGCCATCCTCTTATCTCCTGGACCCGGAGATCCTGATCAGGCGGGAGTTTGTCTGAGTGTGCTGAAGGAGTTGTCCCCAAGCATTCCCACCCTGGGAGTTTGCCTTGGCCATCAAGCTCTTGCTCAGGCCTATGGAGGAAAAGTAGTTCGGGCCGCGCAACTGATGCATGGCAAAACCTCTCCAGTGCTGCATCGAGGCGAAGGCGTCTTCGCTGGCCTGCCTCAGCCACTCACCGCCACCAGATATCACAGCTTGATTGCTGATCGCAGCAGTCTTCCCGACTGCCTGGAAGTCACTGCATGGCTGGAGGATGGCACCGTGATGGGACTGCGTCACCGTGAGCACCCCCATCTCCAAGGCGTGCAGTTCCACCCAGAGAGCGTGTTGACGGAGGCCGGTCATAACCTGCTGGCTAACTTCCTTCGACTGGCAGAAGGGCGCATTCAGCACTGCTAG
- a CDS encoding diacylglycerol kinase family protein, which produces MKSLRKPDDGTPLTEEISQRSTRRAHHAAHRGAWKIAGDLPSSFRYAAQGLGYGFISQRNFRIHLGIGSIVFFLGLWLKLPAIQLAVLVLTVAAVLVLELLNTAIESVVDLAIGRRFHPLAKIAKDCAAAAVLVAAISSLVIALLLVLPPLILRLGL; this is translated from the coding sequence ATGAAATCACTGAGGAAACCTGACGATGGAACTCCGTTGACCGAGGAGATCAGCCAGCGCAGCACCCGCCGTGCCCACCACGCTGCCCACAGAGGAGCCTGGAAAATCGCCGGCGACCTGCCTTCTAGCTTCCGCTACGCCGCTCAGGGGCTGGGTTACGGCTTCATCAGCCAACGCAACTTCCGCATCCACCTGGGGATCGGCAGCATCGTTTTCTTCCTGGGACTGTGGCTGAAGTTGCCAGCGATTCAGCTGGCCGTTTTGGTCCTGACCGTGGCTGCCGTGCTGGTGCTTGAACTGCTTAATACCGCGATCGAATCTGTCGTTGATCTTGCCATCGGGCGTCGCTTCCACCCTCTGGCCAAGATTGCCAAAGACTGCGCAGCGGCAGCGGTTCTGGTAGCGGCCATCAGCTCTCTAGTGATTGCCCTGCTGCTGGTGCTACCCCCCCTGATTCTTCGCCTTGGGCTTTGA
- the ybeY gene encoding rRNA maturation RNase YbeY, with the protein MSSTRAVAIDLAFTPAEEQLIQAGKGIGAQERLSQGDVWESTLRLWLQHLIADGGDSAPAELQSCEEICLGLQFVDDAQITDLNARWRNKPTATDVLSFSALEADMPLDNCPSLELGDIIVSVPTAERQALEQEHSLERELCWLVSHGLLHLLGWDHPDESRLEAMLQCQEQLVAMAGIVQSHGEINCESADEITEET; encoded by the coding sequence GTGAGCAGCACGCGGGCTGTTGCGATTGACCTGGCCTTCACGCCAGCTGAAGAGCAACTGATCCAGGCCGGGAAAGGGATTGGAGCCCAGGAGCGACTCAGCCAGGGAGATGTGTGGGAATCAACCCTGCGCCTCTGGCTGCAACACCTGATCGCTGACGGTGGCGACAGCGCCCCAGCGGAACTTCAGAGCTGTGAGGAGATCTGCCTGGGCCTGCAGTTTGTGGATGATGCTCAGATCACTGATCTGAACGCACGCTGGCGCAATAAGCCCACGGCCACCGATGTCTTGTCCTTTTCAGCACTGGAAGCTGACATGCCGCTGGACAACTGCCCCAGCCTTGAACTGGGAGACATCATCGTGTCGGTACCGACTGCAGAACGTCAGGCTCTCGAACAAGAGCACAGCTTGGAACGAGAGCTCTGCTGGTTGGTGAGCCATGGCCTGCTGCACTTGCTGGGATGGGACCATCCCGATGAGTCGAGGCTTGAAGCCATGCTGCAATGCCAAGAGCAACTGGTTGCCATGGCCGGTATCGTTCAATCCCACGGTGAGATCAACTGTGAATCAGCAGATGAAATCACTGAGGAAACCTGA
- a CDS encoding DUF3285 domain-containing protein encodes MSSKPEGIETSKDSAATTPPPSFVKQAMRNMVRKGSKSLFHLGLTAAGFIGFILVVAWLGRPTLPQ; translated from the coding sequence ATGAGCTCAAAGCCAGAGGGCATCGAGACTTCGAAGGACAGCGCAGCGACCACGCCTCCTCCCAGCTTCGTCAAACAGGCCATGCGCAACATGGTCCGCAAGGGCAGCAAGAGCCTGTTTCATCTCGGCCTCACGGCCGCGGGGTTCATCGGTTTCATCCTTGTGGTCGCCTGGCTGGGGCGTCCAACACTGCCCCAGTGA